One part of the Prunus persica cultivar Lovell chromosome G5, Prunus_persica_NCBIv2, whole genome shotgun sequence genome encodes these proteins:
- the LOC18777737 gene encoding putative RING-H2 finger protein ATL21A, whose amino-acid sequence MHAFTFFILFFTSIFLETQASDKNCATMCTHGTPHIQFPFHVRGQPEHGGDPIYELDCNNATKTTTIHFPSYGDLVVKSISYDMKRLDLLDPKSCVHEVFLNLNLSLTPFQYYYVVKEHSYLNCSVRLSPSFSEIPCLSGSDYHVYTVPPSLAVPNSCRVVKTVPIPFGYSPYLSDNSFGLGLTWGSVGDRQQETECFTMAHVKVVCIAIFIFAAAALRKLKIYQSKKLQHLIEGKDQVQVEKLLGDYKPLKLETCCNSDLKQGNSQGETVLDIRIMKQHKMQAM is encoded by the exons ATGCATGCCTTCACCTTCTTCATCCTCTTCTTCACTTCCATCTTTCTTGAAACACAAGCAAGCGATAAAAACTGCGCAACTATGTGCACTCATGGGACTCCCCATATTCAGTTTCCTTTCCATGTAAGAGGGCAGCCCGAACACGGCGGTGACCCTATTTATGAGCTTGACTGCAACAACGCCACCAAAACTACCACAATCCACTTCCCGTCTTACGGCGACTTGGTCGTCAAATCCATCTCTTATGACATGAAAAGGCTTGATCTTCTCGACCCCAAGAGTTGTGTCCATGAAGTCTTTCTTAACCTCAATCTCTCCCTCACCCCATTTCAATACTACTATGTTGTGAAGGAGCACTCATATCTCAACTGTTCAGTTAGGCTTTCGCCTTCTTTCTCCGAAATCCCCTGTTTAAGTGGCTCCGACTATCATGTTTACACCGTTCCCCCTTCTTTGGCTGTCCCAAATTCTTGCAGGGTTGTGAAAACAGTTCCTATTCCTTTCGGGTATAGTCCTTATCTATCTGACAATAGTTTTGGTCTTGGATTAACTTGGGGCTCAGTTGGGGATAGAcaacaagaaacagaatgcTTCACCATGGCACATGTGAAAG TGGTATGTATTGCCATCTTCATTTTCGCTGCTGCGGCActgagaaaattaaaaatttatcagTCCAAAAAGCTACAACATTTGATTGAAGGGAAGGATCAAGTTCAGGTTGAGAAGTTATTGGGAGATTATAAACCCCTTAAACTTGAAACATGCTGCAATTCCGATCTCAAGCAAGGAAACAGTCAGGGTGAAACAGTTTTGGACATTAGAATCATGAAGCAACACAAAATGCAAGCTAtgtaa
- the LOC18776975 gene encoding cullin-1 → MGYQFIEWDQGWDYIQKGITKLKRIVQGLSEPQFNSEEYMRLYTTIYNMCIQKHPHNYSRQLYDKYRETFEEYITSTVLPSVIEKHGECMLQEFVKCWENHKIMIRWLSRFFSFLDDYYIAQNHASHPGLNEVGLNCFRNMVYQKVNANVRFSVLVLIGKEREGEQIDRALLKNVIDIFVEIGMGHMDAYENDFEGYMLIDTRDYYSHKASIWIWEDTYTNYMLKAEECLRRERDRVSHYLHPSSEKKLVENVKHWLVVVNVTQLIEKKHSESGCSAWLTVDNVEELSRKFIANVILEQEVPAQGSTLVQQAEDAAMQE, encoded by the coding sequence ATGGGTTACCAATTTATCGAGTGGGATCAAGGATGGGACTATATACAGAAGGGGATCACGAAGCTAAAGAGGATTGTACAAGGATTATCAGAACCGCAGTTCAACTCAGAAGAATATATGAGGCTTTACACAACTATCTATAACATGTGTATCCAAAAACATCCCCATAATTATTCTCGGCAGCTTTATGACAAATATCGGGAGACATTTGAGGAATACATTACTTCAACAGTGTTGCCCTCTGTAATAGAGAAACATGGTGAGTGTATGCTGCAGGAGTTTGTCAAATGTTGGGAAAATCATAAGATTATGATTAGGTGGCTGTCACGattctttagttttcttgatgacTACTACATCGCTCAAAATCACGCATCACATCCTGGGCTGAATGAAGTTGGACTTAACTGCTTCCGTAATATGGTTTATCAGAAGGTAAATGCTAATGTGAGATTTTCTGTACTTGTTCTTATTGGTAAAGAACGTGAAGGAGAACAAATTGATAGAGCACTGTTGAAGAATGTGATAGatatatttgttgaaattGGAATGGGACATATGGATGCTTATGAAAATGACTTTGAAGGATACATGCTAATTGACACTCGTGATTACTATTCTCATAAAGCATCAATATGGATTTGGGAGGACACATATACGAATTACATGTTGAAGGCAGAGGAATGCTTGAGAAGGGAGAGGGATAGAGTTTCTCATTACCTGCATCCAAGCAGTGAGAAGAAGCTGGTAGAGAATGTGAAACATTGGTTGGTGGTGGTAAATGTAACTCAACTGATTGAAAAGAAGCATTCTGAATCTGGATGTAGTGCTTGGCTTACAGTTGATAATGTGGAGGAGCTTTCTAGGAAATTTATTGCTAATGTTATATTGGAACAAGAAGTTCCTGCTCAAGGTTCGACCTTGGTTCAACAGGCTGAAGATGCCGCAATGCAGGAATGA
- the LOC18777502 gene encoding cullin-1, translating to MELTTIGECHQGWNSIQEGIMNLKRRIAEGIPENQVSAAVNVDIYTTIYNMCIQKPPHDCAQQLYDKYQKTFEEHITSTVLPFLKAKHDEFLLRDFVKSWEDHKVMLRWMSRAFAYLDCFFIRQRRLPCLKEAAIICYRNLVYREVNANVREAAIRLIDEEREGGEIDRALLKNVTDIFVEIGVGQMDAYENDFEGYMLNDTRDYYSRRASRWMLEDSYTSYTLKAEACLRRERDIVSHYLHPISEQKLVAIVEHELLVFYKTQLTEKKHSDSGSSAFPGDDNVEYLSRKLAANGIL from the coding sequence ATGGAACTCACAACAATTGGTGAGTGCCATCAAGGATGGAACTCTATCCAGGAGGGGATTATGAATCTAAAGAGGAGAATTGCAGAAGGTATACCAGAGAATCAAGTCAGTGCCGCAGTGAATGTTGATATTTACACCACTATCTATAACATGTGCATTCAAAAACCTCCCCATGATTGTGCTCAGCAGTTATATGACAAATATCAGAAGACATTTGAGGAACACATTACTTCAACCGTATTGCCCTTTTTGAAAGCGAAGCATGACGAGTTTCTGTTGCGGGATTTTGTTAAAAGTTGGGAAGATCATAAGGTTATGCTTCGGTGGATGTCCCGCGCCTTTGCATATCTTGATTGCTTCTTCATCCGTCAGAGAAGGCTTCCTTGCCTAAAGGAAGCTGCAATTATCTGCTACCGCAATTTGGTTTACCGGGAGGTAAATGCTAACGTGAGAGAAGCTGCAATTCGTCTTATTGACGAGGAACGCGAGGGAGGAGAAATTGACAGAGCACTATTGAAGAATGTGACAGatatatttgttgaaattGGAGTGGGACAAATGGATGCGTACGAAAATGACTTCGAAGGATACATGCTAAACGATACTCGTGATTACTATTCTCGTAGAGCATCAAGATGGATGTTGGAGGACAGTTATACGAGTTACACGTTGAAGGCAGAGGCATGCttgagaagagagagggatATAGTTTCTCATTACCTGCATCCAATAAGTGAGCAGAAACTGGTGGCAATAGTGGAACATGAGTTGTTGGTGTTTTATAAAACTCAACTGACTGAAAAGAAGCATTCTGATTCTGGATCTAGTGCTTTCCCTGGAGATGATAATGTGGAGTATCTTTCTAGGAAGCTTGCAGCTAATGGAATTCTGTAA
- the LOC18775841 gene encoding cullin-1 yields the protein MRHSFIEWDEGWNFIQRRMNKLNRVIEGLSETPFDAEDFMMLYTTIYNMCTQPPPHDYCQQLYDKYKETIEQHITLKRLPSLTEKHEEFMLQEFVKSWERHKVRVRRMSHCFFFLARHFIPSRSLTNLEEVGLNCFRELNLRARVAAFSLIDREREGERIDRGLLKNVMGIIVEIGTEKMDAYKEDIEAHLLKSSGEYYSRKALSWIAEESYMDYMVKAELCLRRERNIVSHYLHSSSEKKLVEKVEHELFEPLANAFKQKVSLEVKALVQQAKDDASSNQDFNGAYGMQEQALRDSFDLFWNGPVAGSLGAELLAAFCDTLLKNDGNEKLSDEAAEDTLEKVAKLVSYMSSKDLFIEFYKKRLIPRLLFDRSSNLEREKSFVTNLKQKLGGTFLTSRIDKMVEDMTWTQDNKTSFLEYLHSNPNVNPGLDFTVTVLTTGLWPSYKPFNLNLPAEMKTCVEAFEGFYETKTKCRKLNWINSLGTCYINSNFESKTIELVVSSCQAALLLLFSDADRLSYSEIFTQLNLDHDDLVQTLYSLSYGKYKILLKEPNTKNISPNDSFEFNSKFTGRMKRIKIPHLPLYETKEVIKEVEKDRRYAIDAAITRIMKKQKVLDLQQLFVECVEKLGHIFKPDIKTLKQRIENLIDRDYLERDKENHNIFKYLV from the exons ATGAGACATTCATTTATTGAGTGGGATGAAGGATGGAACTTTATCCAGAGGAGGATGAACAAGCTGAACAGGGTTATAGAGGGATTATCTGAGACTCCATTCGACGCAGAAGATTTTATGATGCTTTACACTACTATCTACAACATGTGCACTCAACCACCTCCTCATGATTATTGTCAACAGCTATATGACAAATATAAGGAGACAATCGAGCAACATATTACTTTGAAAAGGTTGCCCTCTCTCACAGAGAAGCATGAAGAGTTTATGCTGCAGGAGTTTGTCAAAAGTTGGGAAAGACATAAAGTTCGGGTTAGGCGGATGTCGcactgctttttttttcttgctcgCCACTTCATCCCCAGTAGATCACTTACTAACCTAGAAGAAGTTGGACTTAACTGCTTCCGTGAGTTAAATCTTAGAGCGAGAGTTGCTGCATTCAGTCTTATAGATCGAGAACGCGAGGGAGAGCGAATTGACAGAGGGCTGTTGAAGAATGTGATGGGTATAATTGTTGAAATTGGAACAGAGAAAATGGATGCTTACAAGGAGGACATTGAAGCACACTTGCTAAAAAGTTCCGGTGAATACTATTCGCGTAAAGCATTGAGTTGGATTGCGGAGGAAAGTTATATGGATTACATGGTGAAGGCCGAATTATGCTTGAGAAGGGAGAGGAATATAGTTTCTCATTACTTGCATTCAAGCAGTGAGAAGAAGCTGGTGGAGAAAGTGGAACATGAGTTGTTTGAACCTCTTGCTAATGCATTTAAACAGAAAGTTAGTCTTGAAGTTAAAGCTTTGGTCCAACAGGCTAAAGATGATGCATCAAGTAACCAGGATTTCAATGGAGCTTATGGCATGCAGGAGCA GGCTCTGAGAGACTCTTTTGATCTATTTTGGAATGGACCTGTTGCTGGTAGTTTAGGTGCAGAATTACTAGCTGCATTCTGTGATACTCTCCTTAAAAACGATGGGAATGAGAAGTTGAGCGATGAGGCCGCCGAAGACACACTTGAGAAGGTTGCTAAGCTGGTTTCTTATATGAGCTCCAAGGACCTTTTCATAGAATTCTACAAGAAAAGACTTATTCCTCGACTTCTGTTTGATCGGAGTTCCAACTTGGAACGTGAAAAAAGTTTCGTAACAAATTTGAAACAGAAATTGGGTGGAACGTTCTTGACCTCTAGGATTGATAAAATGGTCGAAGATATGACATGGACTCAGGACAATAAGACCAGCTTCTTGGAATATCTTCACAGTAATCCAAATGTAAATCctggattggatttcaccgtCACTGTTCTCACAACTGGTTTGTGGCCAAGTTATAAACCATTTAATCTTAACCTTCCTGCAGAGATGAAGACCTGCGTTGAAGCTTTTGAGGGATTCTACGAAACAAAAACGAAATGTAGAAAACTTAATTGGATTAACTCATTGGGAACTTGCTACATTAATAGCAACTTTGAGTCAAAAACCATTGAACTAGTTGTGTCAAGCTGTCAGGCTGCTCTGTTATTGCTTTTCAGTGATGCAGATAGATTGAGCTATTCCGAAATATTCACTCAGCTAAATCTTGACCATGATGACTTGGTTCAGACTCTTTATTCATTGTCATATGGAAAGTACAAGATCCTCCTGAAGGAGCCTAATACAAAGAATATATCACCAAATGACAGCTTTGAGTTCAACTCTAAGTTCACAGGCAGAATGAAAAGAATCAAGATTCCTCACCTACCCTTGTATGAAACGAAGGAGGTGATCAAAGAAGTCGAGAAGGACAGGCGATATGCTATCGATGCTGCAATTACCCGGATTATGAAGAAGCAGAAAGTTTTGGATCTTCAACAATTGTTTGTGGAGTGTGTTGAAAAGTTGGGACATATATTCAAGCCTGACATAAAAACACTCAAGCAGCGTATTGAAAATCTTATTGACCGAGATTACTTGGAGAGGGACAAGGAAAACCACAACATTTTTAAGTATCTTGTATGA
- the LOC18777364 gene encoding cullin-1 — protein MQFRIIEWDQGWNFIQEGIMNLKRRIAEGLPENQVSAAEIVDMYTTIYNMCTQKPPYQYTEPLYDRYQRTFEEHITSTVLPSLKAKPDEFLLQEFVKSWGDYKVMLRWMSRSFAYLDRYFLNRPSRPGLKEAAVKYYRDLVYREVNAIVREAAIRLIDKEREGGEIDRALLKNVIDIFVEIGEGQRDAYEKDFEGYMLTDTRDYYCRKASRWILEDNYTNYMLKVEECLRRERDIVSHYLHPSSEKMLVETVKHWLAVYANQLIGKKGSESGCGGDCLTVDNIEELSKNFIAAVVLEQQVPAQCSTLFQQAEDAAMQE, from the coding sequence ATGCAATTCAGAATTATTGAGTGGGATCAAGGATGGAACTTTATCCAGGAGGGGATTATGAATCTAAAGAGGAGAATTGCAGAAGGTTTACCAGAGAATCAAGTCAGTGCCGCAGAGATTGTTGATATGTACACAACTATCTATAACATGTGCACTCAAAAACCTCCCTATCAATATACTGAGCCCCTTTATGACAGATATCAGAGGACATTTGAGGAGCACATTACTTCAACGGTGCTGCCCTCTTTGAAAGCGAAGCCCGACGAGTTTCTGTTGCAGGAGTTTGTCAAAAGCTGGGGAGATTATAAGGTTATGCTTAGGTGGATGTCTCGCTCCTTTGCATATCTTGATCGTTACTTCCTCAATCGGCCATCACGTCCGGGGCTAAAGGAAGCTGCAGTTAAATACTACCGTGATTTGGTTTACCGGGAGGTAAATGCTATCGTGAGAGAAGCTGCAATTCGTCTTATTGATAAAGAACGTGAAGGAGGAGAAATTGACAGAGCACTATTGAAGAATGTGATAGatatatttgttgaaattGGAGAGGGACAAAGGGATGCTTACGAAAAGGACTTCGAAGGATACATGCTAACCGATACTCGCGATTACTATTGTCGTAAAGCATCGAGATGGATTTTGGAGGACAATTATACGAATTATATGTTGAAGGTAGAGGAATGCTTGAGAAGGGAGAGGGATATAGTTTCTCATTACCTGCATCCAAGCAGTGAGAAGATGCTGGTGGAGACAGTGAAACATTGGTTGGCGGTATATGCAAATCAACTGATTGGAAAGAAGGGTTCTGAATCTGGATGTGGAGGTGATTGCCTTACAGTTGATAATATCGAGGAGCTTTCTAAGAATTTTATTGCTGCTGTAGTATTGGAACAGCAAGTTCCTGCTCAGTGTTCAACCTTGTTCCAACAGGCTGAAGATGCTGCAATGCAGGAATGA
- the LOC18776836 gene encoding cullin-1, translating to MSASIFFILFFTSVFLDIEASHGNCTDGTPDIRFPFQLRGHQRQHCGHTGYELDCKNGTTIIHFPSYGDLVVKSISYDIKKLDLIDPKNCVHEVYLNLNLSLTPFQYYHAVKEYSYLNCSVRSSPPLTEVPCLSGSDYHVYTVDPSLAVPDSCSVVKTIPIPFMYSPYLSDNSFSLGLTWSLLGHEDCEAKQGQSSLHPKREQQTECLIMAHAKVEGYQTLSSTTTKRQVIEWDQGWESMQKGIARLKRIVEGLPEPKFSSEEYMMLYTTIYTMCIQDPPYEYSQQLYKKYQETFEEYITSTLLPSLKEKQDEFLLQEFVKSWAKQKVMVRWLLRFFHYLDRFYIAERSVPGLNEVGFNCFQDLVYREVNANVRVAIIGLINKEREGEQIDRALLKNGQMEAYEEDFEAHMLIDTGEYYSSKASSWILENPYTDYISKADECLRRERDRASHYLHSSSEKKLVEKVQHELVVVYATQLLEKEHSDSGCSGFPRDINVEDLFIYKKPVANVFKQDFPA from the exons ATGTCTGCCTCTATCTTCTTCATCCTTTTCTTCACTTCAGTCTTTCTTGACATAGAGGCCTCACATGGAAACTGCACAGATGGGACACCCGATATTCGATTTCCTTTCCAATTAAGAGGGCATCAGCGTCAACACTGCGGTCACACTGGTTATGAGCTTGACTGCAAGAACGGAACAACCATAATTCACTTCCCATCCTATGGTGATCTGGTAGTGAAATCCATCTCTTATGATATCAAAAAACTCGATCTTATTGACCCGAAGAATTGTGTCCATGAAGTTTATCTTAACCTCAATCTCTCCCTTACTCCATTTCAGTATTACCATGCTGTGAAAGAGTACTCATATCTCAATTGTTCAGTTAGGAGTTCACCTCCTTTGACAGAAGTCCCCTGCTTAAGTGGCTCTGACTATCACGTTTACACTGTGGACCCTTCTTTAGCTGTCCCAGATTCTTGCAGTGTAGTAAAAACCATTCCTATTCCTTTTATGTATAGCCCTTATCTCAGTGACAATAGTTTCAGTCTCGGATTAACTTGGAGCTTACTTGGCCATGAAGATTGTGAGGCAAAACAAGGCCAGAGTTCATTGCATCCTAAAAGAGAACAACAAACCGAATGTTTAATTATGGCACATGCTAAAG TTGAAGGATATCAAACTTTATCATCCACAACCACGAAACGCCAAGTTATCGAGTGGGATCAGGGATGGGAGTCTATGCAGAAGGGGATCGCGAGGCTAAAGAGGATTGTAGAAGGATTACCAGAACCAAAGTTCAGCTCAGAAGAATATATGATGCTTTACACAACTATCTATACCATGTGTATTCAAGACCCCCCTTATGAGTATTCTCAGCAGCTTTACAAAAAATATCAAGAGACATTTGAGGAATACATTACGTCAACTTTGTTGCCCTCTCTAAAAGAGAAGCAGGATGAGTTTTTGTTGCAGGAGTTTGTCAAAAGTTgggcaaaacaaaaagttatgGTTAGATGGCTGTTGCGCTTCTTTCATTATCTTGATCGCTTCTACATCGCGGAGAGATCTGTTCCCGGGCTAAATGAGGTTGGATTTAACTGCTTCCAGGATCTGGTTTATCGGGAGGTAAATGCCAATGTGAGAGTTGCTATAATTGGTCTTATTAATAAGGAACGTGAGGGGGAGCAAATTGACAGAGCACTATTGAAGAAT GGACAAATGGAAGCTTATGAAGAGGACTTTGAAGCACATATGCTAATAGATACCGGCGAATACTATTCGAGCAAAGCATCAAGTTGGATTCTTGAAAATCCTTATACAGATTACATATCAAAGGCCGATGAATGCCTGAGAAGGGAGAGGGATAGAGCTTCTCATTACTTGCATTCAAGCAGTGAGAAGAAGCTGGTGGAGAAAGTGCAGCATGAGTTGGTGGTGGTTTATGCAACTCAACTGCTTGAAAAGGAGCATTCTGATTCTGGATGTAGTGGTTTTCCTAGAGACATTAATGTGGAGgatctttttatatataagaaaCCTGTTGCTAATGTATTTAAACAAGATTTTCCTGCTTAA